The Leishmania donovani BPK282A1 complete genome, chromosome 3 sequence TCCCGCACTACTCGCGCAGCGAGGACACGGCGCGCCGGGTGCTTCGCGAGATCGAAATACTGCAAAACCTTCAGTTCTGCGAGCAGGTAGTAggctgccgcctcttcttccgACCCAAGAGCGAGGAGAAAGACGTGTACGTGGCAATGGACTACATCCCAGCGGACCTTTCTTCTGTAATCAAGAACGGCGCCATCACGCTTGACGAGAGCGTCGTGCGGTACATAAcgtgccagctgctgctggcactGCGCGCACTGCACCGCTGCAAGGTACTGCACCGTGACGTGAGCACCCGCAACATTCTGATCCACTACAACTCACAGGTGTTCCTGTGCGACTTCGGGCTCAGTCGCTTCTTCGACCCGGATGAGCAGCTCAGCTTCGGGGTCGTGACGCAGTGGTACCGCGCACCGGAGATCATCCTCGACGCGGCCTACAGTTACGCGAGCGATGTGTGGAGTGTTGGGGTCATCCTcggtgagctgctgctgcgccgccacctgtTCCCTGGAAAGTCAAACGACTCTGCGAatcagctgcagctcatctTTCACCTGGTCGGCACGCCCTCCAAGGATGTCTTTGACGCGGATCGCTCCTTCGGCCGCGCCAGCCAGAACGCCAAGAACTACGCGCTAGCTTACATCGAACGCCGCCCGTGCCCGTCCACGCTAGTGAATCTTTTGTCCaccgcgccggtgctgcaccactcggccatcgccgcagtgccgccgcaggcAGTGCAGCTTGccgagcagctcctgcagtTCGACCCGGCCAAGCGACCGAGCGCCGACGAGGCCCTGCGACATCCGTGGTTTGACCCGTGCCGCGCCTTCATTGatgaggtggtgcagcaccaggacgaggaagagatCCCGGTGTTTACGCAGACGCAGAACATGAACGTCGAGGAGCTGGTGAAGCGCatcgaggaggtggtgccggtCTTCTCTGAGGATCTGCTCGTGgaggacgacggcggcggtgccgcgggCAGTGCGTAGGCAGGCATCCAGCTTTCTCGACGCCCCCtacgtgcgtgtggcggGCCGAAGAGAGGTGGCGTGACGCCTGCAGCAGGCAAACCGTCGCAGGGGTGATGTTCGTGTGGCCCCTAGTCGAACAAGACGACGGAGCCGGGCGATGCGAGAGAGAACAACGATGCAcaagagggaaaagaaagcaagaGAGGTGCGGGACGAGCCGCGGCGTGGCTGAGTGTGGCGGCGATCGTGGCCGGCGGGGCGACAGCCCACCCGTGCAGACGGGAAAACGGCGGGTCGAAGCAGAAGTACAAGAGAGGGAGCAAAGAGATGGCGCTTCGAACCAAACGACAGGGGAACAgccggagaggaggagggggaggcttCCATCGCACGCATCTTCTTTCCCTTGACCCTTCACCAAGCACCATCATCACGCGCATGGTAATGGTGATGATGGCGGCCGCGGGTGGCGCGTTGCCCTTGTACGCTGAGCTCTCTTTGTTGGCATCGGCTCCGTCATTCTCtgtcttgtgtgtgcgtgcgtgcgtgtgtgtgtgtgtatatgtatgGTGGTGCCCTCGACTTTTTTTTGCTCACGAATGCTCAGCCAAAACCGCAAGACctccgcccgccccctcccctccacgcACCTTCCACTCCCTCTGACGCTGGCGTATTACTCGAGCCTCAAGCTGCTCCTTTATCTGTTGTctgggtgtgcgcgcatgtgcatgtgcgtgtgtatctGTATGCTCCGCCTCCATCCCGCCCCTTCTCCATCCACatctcttccccctctcttctccccggTGGCGCAGAGCTGTCTGCTGACGAGCACAAGGTCAGGAGAGCAGTCGGCTCTTGCAAGCCCCGCCTGCTCTTCCAGCGCACGCGGTTCTCTCTCCCGTGCCCCactcgcagcggcagtgctgaTTGGCTGGCTggctttgtgtgtgtgtgtgtgtgtgtgtatctcAGGGCGGATTGCCCGTTAGCAGCGCCTTcgtcctcccccttcactTGTGTCGTCTCCCATCCgcagccccccaccccacccgtCCCGCTCTTTGCGAGTCGTATTGCCGTTGTCTTTCGTCCTGGAACGCCGTGGCCGATGCCGTCCCCAGCGAtgctgcgcaccagcagcgtgcTGCTGGACAAGTCGATGTTCGCTGCGAAGCGCCGTGTCATTGTACCGATCCAGCCCACGCCCGGCTACCCGGCGCACTTTATCAAGGCGTCCTTCACGACGGATCCGCTCAAGGAGAAGCAGAAGgcccgcttctcctccgGCGGTGACGCGATGCGCGAGGTGCAGGACATCCCCAAGCGGCTGGAGGGCCAGCGGTCGCGTGCCGAGCTCACATCGCGCGGTGACGAGGACTTTGCGGCGCTCATCGAGTTCATCCAGGGCGCCTCATACGACCAGCTCATCTCCGGTCGGCGCTTTCGAAAGATCTATGAGAAGCTGTCCGAGAACGACGACATGTTTGTCTGGCTGTGCCACACCGCCATGGCGGTACTGAACCCCGGCGACATGCGCTCGCGGCTCATGCACAATCACCTCAAGGCGCTCGCGGAGGCCGTGGCGAGTGGCGAGATGACCCAGCGAACGGCGTTTCGCTTCTTCGAGTCCGCCGTGCGCAGCCCGGCCTACCGCGAGATCGCAGCTCGCCAGCTGGAAACTGGCGCGGCTACTCGCCTGGCTGgcttggcagcggcggcggacgtgATGCGCGAGATGGGGCTGACACGGCGTCCCATGTCGTCCTACTTTGAGCTGTATCAGCGCATCGTGGAGCGCAGCGAGGCCATGACGCCGTGGGGCTTCCCGCCCCTCTTCCAGTTCGAAGAGCGGCTGGCGCTGGAGCCACGACTGAAGTTCTTCTCACGTgcggggcagcagcagctggagcgacgccgtcgaggctCTATCTTCTCCCCGCACACAATCCTGCAGGGGCGGCGCATCTTCTGGATTCCGCCGACGTGGAACCGCGCCGGTCGCTTCATTGGGCCGCATATAAACCTGTACCCAGGCCTCACGCCTGACTAAGCCAACGGTGTCAAGCGACCGAGGTGttccgtgtgcgcgtgcgcacgtgcggtGCGTGAaggacggaggaggcgagcaaTGGCCTCGACGGAGGGGATAACGGAAGCGTCCGCCTTGCCCtcttcctgtgtgtgtgtgtatgtgtgtgtgactgtgcctgtgtctgcgtgtgcgtgtgtgtgtgtgtgtgcactaTCTGCGCAGTCGCTGAAGCGGTGTTAACGGTCTTCCCGCATCCGAAGCACAGAGGCAAAGGACATAGGCCCAAACCGTGTCTGCGCGTCTgcgagggtgtgtgtgtgtgagttGCTACAAGTTCGGTGGTAGTGAGAGGGCAACACGTGCGAAGGATCTGTGaccagcacggcggcagtAGGGGCAGGCAGGCATGAGATTGCTCGTCTGCATGCCTTCCGTCCGTCTCCACAGCCACATGGGCAGGCCCGACTCCACTGCATTCACATCGCCTTGTTTCCCTgcccctcctcgctctctgtaCTTGTGCGGCACATCTGCACGGTCACCGGCCCTCTCTCCACTACACAAGCAACACCTGAAGCTGCGCCACACAGCCATCGCACTGTAGAACGaactccccctccccctcccccaacacacacagacgcacctCTCGCTCTCAGTTCTCCCTCCGACACGTGCAGACATTGCCGACacgcaccacacacacacacgcacacacacacgcacacacacgcgcgcgcagctctgcaCTCTCGCTCGAAGTCAGCccgtgcttgtgtgtttgtgtgtgcaagGAAGCCGGGTTGGCCTGTGGCACCGCCTTTGCcgttgcggctgcggctACTGTGATCGGTGGAACGGAAACTCGAATCAGCTCCGTCCCCCGTCCCCGCACCCTCCCTGATCATTCTAGGTTG is a genomic window containing:
- a CDS encoding protein kinase, putative; the encoded protein is MQESNTLIFDVPDAFQVESIIGQGAYGAVCKAVFCDDQIAVKKIPHYSRSEDTARRVLREIEILQNLQFCEQVVGCRLFFRPKSEEKDVYVAMDYIPADLSSVIKNGAITLDESVVRYITCQLLLALRALHRCKVLHRDVSTRNILIHYNSQVFLCDFGLSRFFDPDEQLSFGVVTQWYRAPEIILDAAYSYASDVWSVGVILGELLLRRHLFPGKSNDSANQLQLIFHLVGTPSKDVFDADRSFGRASQNAKNYALAYIERRPCPSTLVNLLSTAPVLHHSAIAAVPPQAVQLAEQLLQFDPAKRPSADEALRHPWFDPCRAFIDEVVQHQDEEEIPVFTQTQNMNVEELVKRIEEVVPVFSEDLLVEDDGGGAAGSA